In one window of Pseudoalteromonas espejiana DSM 9414 DNA:
- a CDS encoding SirB2 family protein, protein MDYLAVKHSHMAIAMLSVILFYVRSFSRMGSGKLAKNKLVFIGSHSIDTLLLISALTLVFMAKINPFEQLWLLEKIILVVIYIAIGVISAKQSKTLAKIVYVVINTVVILAIGYLATAKSPLLL, encoded by the coding sequence ATGGATTATTTAGCAGTAAAACACTCACACATGGCTATTGCTATGTTAAGCGTTATTTTATTTTACGTACGCTCTTTTTCGCGTATGGGTAGTGGTAAATTAGCCAAGAATAAATTGGTTTTTATAGGTAGCCACAGTATTGATACGTTATTGCTGATATCGGCATTAACACTTGTATTTATGGCCAAAATTAACCCGTTTGAGCAGCTTTGGTTATTAGAAAAAATTATACTTGTGGTAATTTATATTGCGATTGGTGTAATTAGCGCTAAGCAGTCTAAAACGTTAGCTAAAATTGTGTATGTTGTTATTAATACCGTGGTGATTTTAGCTATTGGTTATTTAGCGACGGCAAAATCGCCGCTGCTTTTATAA
- the prmC gene encoding peptide chain release factor N(5)-glutamine methyltransferase, producing the protein MSHTLEQAIAAGASLLAPSSDSAKLDAQVLLLHILQKPRSYLFTWPDKTLTDEQQLTFEHFCKRRLNGEPVAHITGQREFWSLPLEVNATTLIPRPDTETLVEQALAMAVPESAKVLDLGTGTGAIALALGSEMPNWQITAVDRVADAVALASRNQQRLAIHNVQVKQSNWFSALKNQQFNLIVTNPPYIEHDDKHLNEGDVRFEPLSALVAEEAGMADIKQIITQSRDYLLSSGYLLIEHGFEQGEAVRNLFNQMAFINVKTVKDLGNNDRVTLAQWP; encoded by the coding sequence GTGAGCCACACCTTAGAACAAGCAATTGCTGCAGGTGCAAGTTTACTTGCACCAAGCAGCGATAGCGCTAAATTAGATGCCCAAGTTTTACTTTTACATATTCTTCAAAAACCCCGCAGTTATTTATTTACCTGGCCTGATAAAACACTTACCGATGAGCAGCAACTAACGTTTGAGCACTTTTGTAAGCGCCGTCTAAACGGCGAACCCGTTGCACATATTACTGGGCAGCGAGAGTTTTGGAGTTTACCGCTGGAAGTTAATGCCACCACTCTTATTCCTAGGCCAGATACAGAAACCTTAGTAGAGCAAGCCCTTGCTATGGCTGTACCTGAATCGGCAAAAGTGCTTGATTTAGGCACTGGCACTGGCGCAATAGCGCTTGCGCTTGGCAGCGAAATGCCTAACTGGCAAATAACCGCAGTTGATAGAGTTGCCGATGCGGTTGCATTAGCTTCGCGAAATCAGCAACGTTTAGCTATACATAATGTACAAGTTAAACAAAGCAATTGGTTTAGTGCCTTAAAAAACCAGCAATTTAATTTAATTGTTACTAATCCGCCGTATATAGAACACGACGATAAGCACCTAAACGAAGGTGATGTACGTTTTGAGCCGCTTTCAGCCTTGGTTGCTGAGGAAGCAGGAATGGCTGATATAAAACAAATAATTACACAATCACGTGACTATTTGCTCTCAAGTGGCTATCTTTTAATAGAACACGGTTTTGAGCAAGGCGAAGCTGTTCGTAATTTGTTTAATCAAATGGCATTTATTAATGTTAAAACAGTAAAAGATTTGGGAAATAACGACCGTGTAACGCTCGCACAGTGGCCTTAA
- the prfA gene encoding peptide chain release factor 1 → MKESVYRKLETLVERYEEVQALLSDPSVISDQNRFRALSKEYSELEEIVKTFLAYQQAQDDVATAEEMLKDSDPDMREMAQEEYKEAKAQILTLEDELQVLMLPKDPKDNNNVFLEVRAGTGGDEAAIFAGDLFRMYSRYAETQKWKVEIVSTNEGEHGGYKEVIANISGEGVYGKLKFESGAHRVQRVPETESQGRVHTSACTVAVMAEIPEAEAIEINTADIKVDTFRASGAGGQHVNKTDSAIRITHIPTGVVVECQDERSQHKNRAKAMSVLAARLQQAEDEKRHAAEASERRNLVGSGDRSERIRTYNYPQGRITDHRINLTLYRLNEVVTGDLGCIVDPLMQEHQADLLAAMGDE, encoded by the coding sequence ATGAAAGAGTCTGTATATCGTAAATTAGAAACCTTAGTAGAGCGCTACGAAGAAGTACAAGCACTGCTAAGCGATCCGTCGGTCATTAGTGATCAAAACCGCTTTCGTGCTCTTTCAAAAGAATACTCTGAGCTTGAAGAAATTGTAAAAACGTTTTTAGCGTACCAACAAGCGCAAGACGATGTGGCTACCGCTGAAGAAATGCTAAAAGACTCAGACCCTGATATGCGCGAAATGGCGCAAGAAGAATACAAAGAAGCTAAAGCACAAATATTAACATTAGAAGATGAGCTACAAGTGCTTATGCTTCCTAAAGATCCTAAAGATAACAACAATGTATTTTTAGAAGTACGTGCTGGTACCGGTGGTGACGAGGCAGCAATTTTTGCTGGTGACCTATTTAGAATGTACAGCCGTTATGCTGAAACGCAAAAATGGAAAGTAGAAATTGTGAGCACCAACGAAGGTGAGCATGGTGGCTACAAAGAAGTGATTGCTAATATTAGCGGTGAAGGTGTTTACGGTAAGCTTAAGTTTGAATCGGGCGCACACCGTGTTCAACGTGTACCAGAAACCGAATCTCAAGGGCGTGTACATACATCTGCCTGTACTGTTGCTGTAATGGCCGAAATTCCAGAAGCTGAAGCAATAGAAATTAACACCGCCGATATAAAAGTAGACACTTTCAGAGCCTCTGGCGCCGGTGGTCAGCACGTAAATAAAACGGACTCTGCGATACGTATTACTCATATACCAACCGGTGTTGTGGTTGAGTGTCAAGATGAGCGTTCACAACATAAAAACCGTGCTAAAGCGATGTCTGTACTTGCAGCTCGTTTACAGCAAGCTGAAGACGAAAAACGCCATGCGGCAGAAGCGTCTGAGCGTCGTAATTTAGTGGGCAGTGGCGATCGTTCAGAGCGTATTCGTACATACAATTACCCACAAGGGCGTATTACCGATCACCGTATTAACCTAACGCTTTATCGTTTAAACGAAGTAGTAACAGGTGATTTAGGCTGTATTGTTGACCCATTGATGCAAGAGCATCAAGCTGACTTATTAGCGGCAATGGGCGACGAGTAA
- the hemA gene encoding glutamyl-tRNA reductase has translation MTIIALGINHKTASVELREKVAFSPEQMSEALQQLSGHADFNEAVIVSTCNRTEIYCSLAQTNSQTLLGWLASFHGLDEQELSKNIYCHQGEGAINHLMRVACGLDSLVLGEPQILGQIKQAYNSAKTHDAVGVIFDRLFQKTFSVAKQVRTDTDIGASAVSVAFAAVNLAKHIYGKLDKTNVLLIGAGETIELVAKHLYQNEPQQITVANRTIERARGLAQEVSADVIALAQLPERLHKADIVISSTASTLPIIGKGVVEQALKQRRHKPMLFIDIAVPRDIESQVGELDAAYLYSVDDLQAIVSENMAAREQAAEQAQIIISERVKEFEMWIRSLDSVDLIRHYRNDVQTIKSELVERAVSQLNTGKDAEKIILELANKLTNRLMHAPTRAIQDAAKKGEVAQLTQLKKMLGIDQE, from the coding sequence ATGACCATCATAGCACTTGGTATAAATCACAAAACCGCATCCGTAGAATTACGTGAAAAAGTGGCTTTTTCGCCTGAGCAAATGTCTGAGGCGCTCCAGCAATTAAGCGGTCATGCCGACTTTAACGAAGCCGTTATTGTGTCTACCTGTAACCGAACTGAAATCTATTGTAGCCTTGCTCAGACAAATTCCCAAACACTGTTGGGCTGGCTTGCCAGTTTCCATGGTTTGGATGAACAAGAACTGAGCAAAAATATATATTGCCACCAAGGCGAAGGCGCAATTAATCATTTAATGCGTGTAGCGTGCGGGCTAGATTCGCTGGTATTAGGCGAGCCGCAAATATTAGGGCAAATAAAACAAGCCTATAACAGCGCTAAGACTCATGATGCCGTTGGTGTGATTTTTGACCGACTTTTTCAAAAAACCTTTTCAGTTGCTAAACAAGTTCGTACTGACACCGATATTGGTGCCAGTGCGGTATCGGTCGCATTTGCCGCAGTAAATTTAGCTAAACATATTTATGGCAAGCTTGATAAAACCAATGTGTTATTAATTGGTGCTGGTGAAACAATTGAGCTGGTAGCCAAGCATTTATACCAAAATGAGCCTCAGCAAATTACGGTTGCTAACAGAACGATTGAGCGAGCGCGCGGCCTTGCACAAGAGGTGTCGGCGGATGTAATTGCCTTAGCGCAGTTACCAGAGCGCTTACATAAAGCCGATATTGTTATTAGCTCTACAGCCAGTACCCTACCAATTATTGGTAAAGGGGTGGTTGAGCAAGCACTTAAACAACGACGCCATAAACCTATGCTATTTATTGATATTGCGGTACCTCGTGATATTGAAAGCCAAGTAGGCGAGCTTGATGCGGCCTATTTATATTCCGTAGATGACTTACAAGCTATTGTGAGCGAGAATATGGCGGCTCGTGAGCAAGCAGCAGAGCAAGCACAAATAATAATAAGCGAACGCGTTAAAGAATTTGAAATGTGGATTCGTTCACTCGATTCGGTGGATTTAATTCGCCATTACCGAAACGACGTACAAACAATTAAGTCAGAACTTGTAGAGCGTGCTGTAAGTCAGCTAAATACAGGTAAAGATGCAGAAAAAATTATATTAGAGTTGGCCAACAAATTAACCAACCGCTTAATGCACGCGCCTACCCGTGCAATTCAAGATGCGGCTAAAAAAGGTGAAGTGGCTCAACTAACCCAGTTGAAAAAAATGTTAGGTATTGATCAGGAATAA
- the lolB gene encoding lipoprotein insertase outer membrane protein LolB: MIRHYLILFTLFLFLGGCAHQIDTKTTLYDDWKPRLAAQNTWQAQGKLAFISPEERQSANLNWQQDEKQNNLVLTTFIGTRILSLKQTATGAELEYDDKTYTDTNAALLLARLTGFSLPVDNADNWLKGTLESQTLKVDELGRAQQVIWFDNSNKKWQINYANYKQQAGFWVPGNVTLKHQHIKIKIQLYNWQFN, from the coding sequence TTGATTCGACATTATTTAATTTTATTCACTCTTTTTTTGTTTTTAGGGGGCTGCGCCCACCAAATTGATACAAAAACAACGCTTTACGATGATTGGAAACCACGCTTAGCAGCTCAAAATACGTGGCAAGCACAAGGTAAACTTGCTTTTATAAGCCCTGAAGAGCGCCAATCTGCAAACTTAAATTGGCAGCAAGACGAAAAACAAAACAACTTAGTGCTCACCACATTTATTGGTACACGTATTTTATCACTTAAGCAAACTGCAACGGGTGCAGAGCTTGAATACGACGATAAAACTTACACCGACACTAATGCGGCCTTACTACTGGCACGTTTAACTGGCTTTAGTTTACCTGTAGACAACGCAGATAACTGGTTAAAAGGGACATTAGAGTCGCAAACATTAAAAGTAGACGAACTTGGCCGAGCACAACAAGTTATTTGGTTTGATAACAGTAATAAAAAGTGGCAAATAAATTACGCTAACTATAAACAGCAAGCTGGTTTTTGGGTACCAGGTAATGTAACGCTAAAACACCAACACATTAAAATTAAAATTCAACTCTACAATTGGCAATTTAATTAA
- the ispE gene encoding 4-(cytidine 5'-diphospho)-2-C-methyl-D-erythritol kinase: MNTKTAFSVIAPAKLNLFLHINARRKDGYHELETLFTFLNFGDTLDFSLDENNQILITGDTKGIADTDNLIYKAALLLQKHTNISLGAKINLTKRLPMGGGVGGGSSDAATTLLALNKLWNTQLSIEQLAGIGLQLGADVPVFIRGRSAIAQGIGEQLVDVELEQKWYCVVHPNQHVSTAQIFTHPDLKRDTPKISGDWRAHKLTNDCEPLVKKLCPEVEKTLQWLLKYAPSKMTGTGSCCFVEFASQVQAQDVLDKLPHTWQGFVASSTNVSPAHTELAAIFDQ, encoded by the coding sequence ATGAATACTAAAACTGCTTTTTCGGTTATTGCGCCGGCAAAACTCAACTTATTTTTACATATAAATGCACGCCGTAAAGATGGCTATCATGAACTAGAAACCTTATTTACTTTTTTAAATTTTGGCGACACGCTCGACTTTTCTCTTGATGAAAATAACCAAATTTTAATTACAGGTGATACAAAAGGTATAGCAGATACCGACAACCTCATTTATAAAGCCGCCTTATTACTGCAAAAACACACAAATATATCGTTAGGTGCAAAAATAAATTTAACTAAACGCTTACCAATGGGTGGCGGTGTTGGGGGCGGTTCGTCAGATGCCGCAACGACTTTATTAGCACTAAATAAATTGTGGAACACACAACTAAGTATTGAGCAATTAGCAGGAATTGGTCTGCAATTAGGGGCCGACGTTCCGGTGTTTATTCGTGGCAGAAGTGCCATTGCGCAGGGTATTGGCGAGCAACTAGTCGATGTAGAGCTTGAGCAAAAATGGTATTGCGTTGTTCACCCAAATCAACACGTAAGCACCGCACAAATTTTTACCCATCCTGATTTAAAACGCGATACACCTAAAATTTCAGGCGATTGGCGAGCCCATAAATTAACTAACGATTGTGAGCCTTTAGTTAAAAAGCTCTGCCCCGAGGTTGAAAAAACCCTGCAGTGGTTGCTAAAATACGCCCCGTCGAAGATGACCGGAACAGGTTCATGTTGTTTTGTCGAATTTGCTAGTCAAGTTCAAGCACAAGATGTACTTGATAAACTCCCCCATACTTGGCAGGGTTTTGTTGCTTCTAGCACAAATGTCTCACCTGCTCATACGGAGCTTGCCGCCATATTCGATCAATGA
- a CDS encoding ribose-phosphate pyrophosphokinase has protein sequence MPDMKLFAGNATPELAQKVAKRLYIELGDAVVGRFSDGEISVQINENVRGSDVFILQSTCAPTNDNLMELIVMVDALRRASAGRITAVIPYFGYARQDRRVRSARVPITAKVVADFLSSVGVDRVLTVDLHAEQIQGFFDVPVDNVFGSPVLLEDMEEREFEDVVIVSPDIGGVVRARAIAKLLNDTDLAIIDKRRPQANVSQVMHIIGDVEGRDCIIVDDMIDTGGTLCKAAEALKEHGAKRVFAYATHPILSGKAAENIRNSVIDEVIVTDSIPLSDELKALDKVKVLTLADMLAETIRRISNEESISAMFEH, from the coding sequence GTGCCTGACATGAAGCTCTTCGCTGGTAACGCAACACCTGAGTTAGCTCAAAAAGTTGCAAAACGTTTGTATATTGAATTAGGCGATGCTGTTGTTGGCCGTTTTAGCGACGGTGAGATCAGTGTTCAAATAAATGAAAATGTTCGTGGCTCGGATGTTTTTATCTTGCAATCAACCTGTGCCCCTACTAACGATAACCTAATGGAACTTATCGTTATGGTTGATGCGCTACGTCGTGCATCTGCAGGTCGTATTACTGCCGTCATTCCTTATTTTGGTTATGCACGTCAAGACCGTCGAGTACGTTCTGCCCGTGTACCAATTACTGCTAAAGTTGTTGCCGATTTCTTATCAAGTGTAGGTGTTGACCGCGTTCTTACGGTTGATTTACACGCAGAGCAAATCCAAGGTTTCTTTGATGTACCAGTAGATAACGTATTTGGTAGCCCTGTACTACTTGAAGATATGGAAGAGCGTGAGTTTGAAGACGTTGTTATTGTATCGCCAGACATTGGTGGTGTAGTACGTGCCCGTGCTATTGCAAAATTACTTAACGACACAGACCTAGCTATTATTGATAAACGTCGCCCACAAGCAAACGTTTCTCAAGTAATGCATATTATTGGTGATGTAGAAGGCCGCGATTGTATTATCGTAGATGATATGATTGATACCGGCGGTACCTTATGTAAAGCCGCAGAAGCACTTAAAGAACACGGTGCTAAACGCGTATTTGCTTATGCAACGCATCCAATTTTATCGGGTAAAGCAGCTGAGAACATTCGTAACTCAGTAATTGACGAAGTAATTGTTACCGACTCAATTCCGTTATCGGATGAATTAAAAGCGCTTGATAAAGTAAAAGTACTTACGCTTGCTGACATGCTAGCCGAAACCATTCGCCGCATTAGCAACGAAGAATCTATCTCAGCGATGTTTGAACACTAA
- a CDS encoding 50S ribosomal protein L25/general stress protein Ctc: MSNETYTYNAELRVETGTGASRRLRREDKVPAILYGADKEAVSLTLAHKDMIKAQESEGFYTHILTLNIGGESVEAILKDIQRHPFKPKLTHLDFQRVDATHKLVTKVPLHFIGEEVVTKAGATVVHQLTEVEISCLPKALPEFVEVNVSKLVVGDSVHISDLELPSGVQSVELGKGEGHDLSVVTIKANKAAPAEEEASDAAE; this comes from the coding sequence ATGTCTAACGAAACTTATACTTACAACGCTGAACTTCGCGTAGAAACTGGTACTGGTGCGAGCCGCCGCCTACGTCGCGAAGACAAAGTACCTGCAATCCTTTACGGTGCAGATAAAGAAGCAGTATCGCTTACTCTTGCTCATAAAGACATGATCAAAGCACAAGAAAGCGAAGGTTTTTACACGCACATTCTTACGCTAAACATTGGCGGCGAGTCTGTTGAAGCTATCTTAAAAGATATCCAACGTCACCCGTTCAAGCCTAAGCTTACTCACCTTGATTTCCAACGTGTAGATGCAACTCATAAACTAGTAACTAAAGTTCCTCTTCACTTCATCGGTGAAGAAGTAGTAACTAAAGCTGGCGCAACTGTTGTTCACCAGTTAACTGAAGTTGAGATTTCTTGTCTTCCTAAAGCACTTCCAGAGTTCGTTGAAGTTAACGTTTCTAAATTAGTAGTTGGTGATTCAGTTCACATTTCTGACCTTGAACTTCCTTCAGGTGTTCAGTCTGTTGAACTAGGTAAAGGCGAAGGCCATGACCTGTCAGTAGTTACTATTAAAGCTAACAAAGCAGCTCCAGCTGAAGAAGAAGCTTCAGACGCTGCTGAATAA
- the pth gene encoding aminoacyl-tRNA hydrolase, translated as MNSIQMLVGLANPGPEYANTRHNAGAWFIEELAARYNCTLKHDPKYHGLTGKVIIQGQEFKLLIPTTYMNLSGKAVGSLANFFKIPVENILVAHDEMDLDPGVAKLKKGGGHGGHNGLKDIIAKMANQKDFMRLRIGIGHPGHREMVTGWVLGKAAKEDQEKMDAAVDEAVRCMEILAKDGVLKAQNRLHSFKP; from the coding sequence TTGAATTCTATTCAAATGCTTGTGGGCCTGGCTAATCCAGGCCCCGAATACGCAAACACACGCCACAATGCAGGTGCATGGTTCATTGAAGAACTAGCTGCACGTTATAACTGCACTCTAAAACACGATCCTAAATATCACGGCCTTACGGGCAAAGTGATCATCCAAGGCCAAGAATTCAAATTATTGATCCCCACTACTTACATGAACTTAAGTGGTAAAGCGGTCGGTAGTTTAGCTAATTTTTTCAAAATCCCCGTGGAAAACATACTCGTTGCCCATGACGAAATGGATTTAGACCCAGGCGTTGCCAAGCTTAAAAAAGGCGGCGGACATGGCGGTCATAATGGTTTAAAAGACATTATTGCAAAAATGGCAAATCAAAAAGACTTTATGCGTTTACGCATAGGTATAGGTCATCCAGGGCATCGTGAAATGGTTACCGGTTGGGTGCTTGGAAAAGCAGCCAAAGAAGACCAAGAAAAAATGGATGCAGCAGTTGATGAAGCAGTCCGCTGTATGGAAATACTTGCAAAAGATGGTGTGTTAAAAGCACAAAACAGACTACATTCTTTTAAACCATAA
- the ychF gene encoding redox-regulated ATPase YchF gives MGFKCGIVGLPNVGKSTLFNALTKAGIEAANFPFCTIEPNTGVVPVPDPRLDELAKIVNPQRILPTSMEFVDIAGLVKGASKGEGLGNQFLANIRETDAIGHVVRCFEDENVIHVAGTIDPADDIDVINTELVLADMDSADKAIFRNAKKAKGGDKDAKEQNAVLEKVKVHLDEGLTLRSLELTKEEKAAISSINFLTIKPTMYIANVAEDGFENNPHLDRVRAIAESEDAVVIPVCAAIESELSELDEEDKLEFMADLGLDEPGLNRVIRGGYELLHLQTYFTAGVKEVRAWTIPVGATGPQAAGKIHTDFERGFIRAQTIAYDDYIAFNGEGGAKEAGKMRQEGKEYIVKDGDVMNFLFNV, from the coding sequence ATGGGTTTTAAATGTGGCATCGTTGGCTTGCCTAATGTTGGTAAATCAACGCTTTTTAATGCACTAACTAAAGCGGGTATTGAAGCCGCTAACTTTCCTTTTTGTACCATCGAGCCTAACACAGGTGTAGTGCCGGTACCTGATCCTCGCCTAGACGAGCTTGCTAAAATTGTAAATCCTCAACGTATCCTACCTACCAGTATGGAATTTGTTGATATTGCAGGTTTAGTAAAAGGTGCATCGAAAGGTGAAGGCTTAGGAAACCAGTTTTTAGCAAATATTCGTGAAACGGATGCAATTGGCCATGTAGTTCGCTGTTTTGAAGACGAAAACGTAATTCATGTTGCAGGAACAATCGACCCTGCTGACGATATTGACGTTATCAATACTGAATTAGTACTTGCCGATATGGACAGCGCAGATAAAGCGATTTTCCGTAACGCTAAAAAAGCAAAAGGCGGCGATAAAGACGCTAAAGAGCAAAATGCAGTACTTGAAAAAGTAAAAGTACATTTAGACGAAGGCCTAACACTTCGTTCTTTAGAGCTTACTAAAGAAGAAAAAGCAGCAATTAGCTCAATTAACTTCTTAACTATTAAGCCAACTATGTACATTGCTAACGTTGCTGAAGATGGTTTTGAAAATAATCCACACCTTGATCGTGTGCGCGCTATTGCAGAATCAGAAGATGCTGTAGTCATTCCAGTGTGTGCTGCAATCGAATCTGAGCTTTCTGAACTAGATGAAGAAGACAAGCTTGAGTTTATGGCAGACCTTGGGTTAGACGAGCCAGGCCTTAACCGTGTTATTCGTGGTGGTTACGAGCTACTACATTTACAAACCTACTTCACTGCAGGTGTAAAAGAAGTACGCGCGTGGACTATTCCAGTTGGTGCAACTGGGCCACAAGCGGCTGGTAAAATTCACACCGACTTTGAGCGTGGCTTTATTCGCGCACAAACCATTGCCTACGACGACTACATTGCCTTTAATGGCGAAGGTGGCGCTAAGGAAGCGGGTAAAATGCGTCAAGAAGGTAAAGAGTACATTGTTAAAGACGGCGATGTAATGAACTTCTTGTTCAACGTATAA
- a CDS encoding putative bifunctional diguanylate cyclase/phosphodiesterase, translating to MDNLFVFMLIVGVVLLTLSIVPTIKICKKTNRVSWILLLALIFSFIVGYWYILYYFVNNDIAGFISTSVSLILFGGGTFVYLVIQLSYKSILKIDRFAKRQLTLAENDSLTGLPNRKKFFQVLHKQVKYETSFCLMLIDLNRFKSINDSYGNKVGDMLLTIFAKTLSHNIVGIAKLYRLGGDEFALIIDTCTHDAINLCTQAIKKSTKQPFHIYEHSLRVNVTLGVATYANNSAHANELLKQADLALGEAKETNQLCVHYFEALSTRANELANMTSKIKHAIKNQEFELYLQPIFDARADEVHGAEALIRWPQSDGSFISPDVFIGIAEQSGLILNISKWVLLETIKHLAQLKAAGFIGSIHVNLSTKDLESPEFYDFVEELVTNDPSLSDFIIFEITECAMMTNLEAARSMMQKLNSRGFEFSVDDFGTGFSSLVLLRELPVSQIKIDQSFIKDMLTQIADYAIVESTLFLATRLNCKVVAEGIEDKDLKQTLTSMNCDYLQGYYFSKPVNVNEFIHKYANEEKYRII from the coding sequence GTGGATAATCTTTTTGTCTTTATGCTGATAGTGGGTGTTGTTTTACTTACGCTTAGCATAGTTCCTACTATAAAAATCTGTAAAAAAACTAACCGCGTATCGTGGATTTTATTATTAGCTCTTATTTTTAGCTTTATAGTGGGCTATTGGTACATCCTTTATTATTTTGTAAATAACGATATTGCGGGCTTTATATCAACAAGTGTGTCACTTATTTTATTTGGCGGGGGGACGTTTGTTTATTTGGTTATTCAACTTAGCTACAAAAGCATTTTAAAAATAGATCGATTTGCTAAGCGTCAACTTACCCTTGCCGAAAACGACAGTTTAACAGGGCTCCCCAATCGTAAAAAATTTTTCCAGGTACTTCATAAGCAGGTTAAGTATGAAACTTCGTTTTGCTTAATGCTCATAGATTTAAATAGGTTTAAGTCTATTAATGATTCTTACGGTAATAAAGTCGGCGATATGCTGCTTACTATTTTCGCGAAAACACTAAGCCACAATATAGTTGGCATTGCCAAGCTTTACCGTTTAGGCGGAGATGAGTTCGCACTTATTATTGATACTTGTACTCACGATGCAATTAATTTGTGTACTCAAGCTATTAAAAAATCAACCAAGCAGCCTTTTCATATATATGAGCATAGCCTGAGGGTAAATGTAACGCTTGGTGTAGCTACGTATGCTAATAATTCGGCACATGCTAACGAACTACTTAAACAAGCTGATTTAGCGCTAGGGGAGGCTAAAGAGACAAATCAATTGTGTGTGCATTATTTTGAAGCACTGAGTACCAGAGCAAATGAACTGGCAAATATGACCTCTAAAATTAAACATGCAATTAAAAACCAGGAGTTTGAGCTTTATCTACAACCAATATTTGATGCACGAGCCGATGAAGTTCACGGGGCCGAGGCTTTAATTCGTTGGCCGCAAAGTGACGGCTCTTTTATTAGTCCCGACGTATTTATTGGGATTGCAGAGCAAAGCGGGCTGATACTTAATATTTCTAAATGGGTATTACTTGAAACAATTAAGCATTTAGCGCAACTCAAAGCGGCAGGGTTTATAGGCTCAATACACGTTAATTTGTCTACTAAGGATTTAGAGAGTCCTGAATTTTATGACTTTGTAGAAGAGTTGGTCACTAACGACCCTAGTTTAAGTGATTTTATTATATTTGAAATTACAGAATGCGCGATGATGACTAACCTTGAAGCTGCGCGCTCCATGATGCAAAAATTAAACAGTAGAGGGTTTGAATTTAGCGTAGATGATTTTGGAACAGGGTTTTCTTCGTTGGTGTTACTCAGAGAGCTGCCTGTTAGCCAAATAAAAATTGATCAGTCGTTTATTAAAGATATGCTGACACAAATTGCAGATTACGCGATTGTTGAGTCGACTTTATTTTTAGCTACACGTCTTAATTGTAAAGTGGTTGCTGAAGGCATAGAAGATAAGGATCTTAAACAAACGCTTACATCAATGAATTGCGATTATTTACAAGGGTATTATTTTAGCAAGCCAGTAAACGTTAATGAGTTTATACATAAATATGCTAACGAGGAGAAGTACAGAATAATCTAA